In Populus trichocarpa isolate Nisqually-1 chromosome 16, P.trichocarpa_v4.1, whole genome shotgun sequence, a genomic segment contains:
- the LOC7455826 gene encoding F-box protein CPR1 translates to MQENENPPWFITRQGSPSKPRGNQCSCIVKLPEDVIAHILSYLPVKSLLLFRCVSRLWCSLIESEYFIKLHLRNFVHDSSGAKLSLILQDTCFSTPKIFSVTHVGSQNECVELRAPFGYRTRILGSCNGLLCVCQSDMEDSVEYKRSGKYYVSPKIALWNPLTKKLHILPFAPIQVTTWSPLYGVLDSLEFQYAFGHDSFNDDYRVLRIVQQNPGMPDPDKFILKAMVYSLKANSWREIVAPGYLHYIVSKESVLVGDAFHWLLIQGHGLDIVAFDIQREEYCTVPLPNLETKSSLYYRNLGVLRQCLSLASSSVHNVEIWVMKEYGMKDSWVKLFLLEKSSSLCYSTVPYDLAPLAYVKDNNDDHKVLLKGLPDQSLIWYDLKLKTYEHVQIHGAPWLYQPYIFVGSLVSPLPPMQKQIDGKIHQECEN, encoded by the coding sequence ATGCAAGAAAACGAAAATCCACCATGGTTTATTACAAGGCAAGGTTCCCCTTCAAAACCCCGAGGGAATCAATGCAGTTGCATCGTGAAACTACCGGAGGATGTCATAGCTCACATACTAAGTTATTTACCTGTCAAGAGTCTGTTGCTTTTCAGGTGTGTCTCCAGGCTATGGTGTTCCCTGATTGAGAGTGAATATTTCATCAAACTTCACCTTAGAAACTTTGTCCATGATAGCAGCGGTGCCAAACTTAGCCTCATTCTTCAAGACACATGCTTCTCAACGCCAAAGATCTTTTCAGTTACCCACGTTGGTTCGCAGAATGAATGCGTCGAACTCAGAGCCCCGTTCGGTTACAGGACCAGAATATTGGGGTCTTGCAATGGTTTGCTTTGCGTTTGTCAATCAGACATGGAAGACAGCGTCGAGTACAAACGATCAGGGAAGTATTACGTCTCACCGAAGATAGCCTTGTGGAACCCATTAACAAAGAAACTGCATATCCTGCCCTTCGCACCTATTCAAGTTACAACATGGAGTCCTCTCTATGGTGTTCTTGACTCTCTTGAATTTCAATATGCATTTGGACATGATTCGTTCAACGACGACTACAGGGTTTTGAGAATTGTACAGCAGAATCCTGGAATGCCTGATCCTGATAAGTTTATCCTTAAAGCTATGGTTTATAGCCTGAAGGCTAATTCATGGAGAGAAATTGTTGCACCTGGTTATCTTCATTATATTGTCAGTAAAGAATCTGTGCTAGTCGGCGACGCTTTTCATTGGTTGCTAATCCAAGGGCATGGATTGGATATTGTTGCATTTGATATTCAAAGAGAAGAGTATTGCACAGTGCCACTGCCTAACTTAGAAACTAAGTCTTCTCTTTACTACAGGAATTTGGGTGTCCTCAGACAATGCCTCAGCTTAGCCTCTAGTAGTGTCCATAATGTTGAGATATGGGTGATGAAGGAATATGGAATGAAGGATTCATGGGTTAAATTGTTCTTGCTTGAAAAGTCTTCTTCACTATGCTACAGTACTGTTCCATATGATCTGGCCCCTTTAGCATATGTAAAGGATAACAATGATGATCATAAGGTTCTCCTAAAAGGGCTGCCTGATCAAAGTCTCATATGGTATGATCTAAAGCTAAAAACATATGAACATGTCCAAATTCATGGGGCTCCATGGCTATATCAACCCTATATTTTTGTTGGAAGCCTTGTCTCTCCTCTCCCTCCAATGCAGAAACAAATTGATGGCAAGATACATCAGGAATGTGAGAACTAg
- the LOC112324460 gene encoding cyclin-dependent kinase F-4, with protein MERYRLINELGEGTYGSVLKAINNESGEVVAIKQMKRRYDSWEECLSLRELKSLRNLHHPNIVMLKELVRQNSILYFVFEYMEQNLYQVISDRKILFSEVEVRNLCRQVFQGLAYMHQKGYFHRDLKPENLLVTEDVVKIADFGLAREIDSQPPYTQYVSTRWYRAPEVMLRSDCYSSKVDMWAMGAIMAELFTLRPLFPGTNEGNQMYRICSVFGTPTIDSWADGIHLARTLNYQFPNFDGVQLSALIPSASEEAIDLISMLCSWNPCNRPTAEEALKHPFFRNDHYIPPCLHFTAAAKRETHSDGSIEELEQKRDMGYCGALYDSSLNHNFPSSNKLDTGSSTVASSIGLTRMFPFLANS; from the coding sequence ATGGAAAGGTACAGGTTAATTAACGAACTTGGGGAGGGAACCTATGGCAGTGTCCTGAAGGCGATTAATAACGAGTCTGGTGAAGTTGTTGCCATTAAGCAGATGAAGAGAAGATATGATTCATGGGAAGAATGTTTGAGTTTGAGAGAATTGAAGTCCTTGCGGAATTTGCATCATCCAAACATTGTGATGCTTAAGGAGCTTGTCCGCCAAAACAGCATCCTGTATTTCGTTTTCGAGTACATGGAACAGAACCTTTATCAGGTAATTTCTGACAGGAAAATCCTGTTCTCAGAAGTTGAAGTTCGGAACTTGTGTCGTCAGGTGTTTCAGGGTCTTGCTTACATGCATCAGAAAGGGTATTTTCACCGCGATCTTAAGCCGGAGAACCTGTTGGTTACTGAAGACGTTGTTAAGATTGCTGATTTTGGTCTTGCAAGAGAAATCGATTCGCAGCCGCCGTATACACAATATGTTAGCACCCGCTGGTATCGCGCTCCTGAAGTGATGCTGCGGTCAGATTGTTACAGTTCTAAGGTTGATATGTGGGCTATGGGCGCTATCATGGCAGAGTTATTCACTCTCCGTCCACTGTTTCCTGGTACCAATGAGGGAAACCAGATGTACAGAATATGCAGTGTCTTCGGCACTCCAACTATAGATTCATGGGCTGATGGAATTCATCTTGCGAGGACTCTTAACTACCAATTTCCGAACTTTGATGGTGTCCAGCTTTCGGCATTGATCCCATCTGCCAGTGAGGAAGCAATCGACCTTATTTCAATGCTTTGTTCTTGGAATCCTTGCAATAGGCCTACTGCTGAGGAggccttaaaacatcctttcttCAGGAATGACCATTACATTCCGCCTTGTCTTCACTTCACAGCCGCTGCTAAGAGAGAAACTCATTCTGATGGATCAATAGAAGAATTAGAGCAGAAACGCGACATGGGATATTGCGGGGCTCTATATGATTCAAGTCTCAATCACAACTTTCCTTCCTCCAACAAGTTAGACACCGGTTCGAGTACAGTTGCAAGTTCTATAGGGTTAACCAGGATGTTTCCCTTTCTAGCGAACAGTTAG
- the LOC7455828 gene encoding E3 ubiquitin-protein ligase UPL5 — protein sequence MSPPQFPAVDSLPQQRSSTVDHRGSSKRKLDDVDDHDAVFSDLISVRMRKDDTESSTGHNLQQPPSISSTNQLPTRVSDASASASSSTTDFPSTPSPLRRSQSRLQFFIRMISDGTHIVITANLTDSVKSLHERIRVMTGIPVIEQRLIYEGKQLQYENKLSDYSIEKDSILHLVGRMRSTRHPRTCQLINDMVSYICRICKSILPCGFNPYVSKHIKELMNEFFSLTPKDDNEDALGHLNVFLSNSAPAALVTLYVSSVKGNKECAEGAIRHFLNSCRISLPKSLHLQCVPIVMEFCNLLRKVGSDDPLYIVCRSCLGSLLENGGGACGWRYRGGEEGKGAVVMQEIFPFVSELGSKLFKDLMGSVGPSVAVVKDFSAFLVPLHSMISEQGACRGPVSMPLNKRAFNYPLYAKEIEHLHVIFFDLLNIMEKCLGKMQDSSHLKMNGEGELNHTGWSQYLAILKELNNIAKLYKGAEEKFWTVLRLRKASLCVLIVRYAKRTEDHQWLLRNKDVTDFESRRHLAMMMFPEVKEDYEELHEMLIDRSQLLAESFEYIVHADSDALHDGLFLEFKNEEATGPGVLREWFFLVTQALFDPQIALFVACPSDRRRFYPNPASKVDPMHLEYFTFSGRVMALALMHKVQVGIVFDRAFFLQLAGMHITLEDIRDADPCLYSSCKQILQMDPEFIDSDALSLTFVQEVEELGSRKVVELCSGGKSIVVNSKNREKYVDLLIQHRFVTSISEPVSRFARGFADILSNSGQPKLFFQSLELEDLDWMLYGSENAICVEDWKAHTEYNGYKETDPQISWFWKIIGEMSPDQRKVLLFFWTSVKYLPVEGFRGLASRLYIYKSTEPHNHLPSSHTCFYRLCFPPYPSMAIMQDRLRLITQEHVGCSFGTW from the exons ATGTCACCTCCCCAATTTCCCGCCGTTGATTCCCTCCCTCAACAGCGCTCCTCCACCGTTGATCACCGCGGCTCCTCCAAACGCAAACTAGACGATGTCGATGACCACGACGCCGTTTTCTCTGACTTAATCTCCGTCAGGATGCGTAAAGACGACACCGAATCATCCACCGGCCATAACCTGCAACAACCTCCCTCCATCTCCTCCACCAATCAGCTCCCCACACGTGTCTCCGACGCCTCCGCCTCCGCCTCATCATCAACCACCGATTTTCCCTCCACTCCCTCCCCTCTCCGTCGGTCTCAATCGAGGCTCCAATTCTTCATCAGAATGATCTCCGACGGCACTCACATTGTGATCACCGCGAATTTGACTGATTCCGTCAAATCACTCCATGAACGGATTCGCGTGATGACCGGAATTCCGGTGATCGAGCAACGACTAATCTACGAAGGTAAGCAATTGCAATACGAAAACAAACTCTCCGATTATTCTATCGAGAAGGATTCGATTCTTCATTTAGTTGGCCGAATGCGTAGCACTAGGCATCCCCGTACTTGTCAATTGATCAATGATATGGTTTCCTACATTTGTCGAATTTGTAAGTCTATTTTGCCGTGTGGTTTTAATCCATATGTTTCAAAGCATATAAAAGAGTTGATGAATGAGTTCTTTAGCTTGACACCGAAGGATGATAATGAGGATGCTTTAGGACATTTGAATGTGTTTTTATCGAATAGTGCGCCAGCTGCGTTGGTTACACTCTATGTTTCGAGTGTTAAAGGGAATAAGGAGTGCGCGGAGGGTGCGATTAGGCATTTTTTGAATTCATGTAGGATTTCGTTGCCAAAGAGTTTGCATTTGCAGTGTGTTCCGATTGTGATggagttttgtaatttgttgaGGAAGGTTGGGAGTGATGATCCATTGTATATTGTGTGTAGGAGTTGTCTTGGTTCGTTGTTGGAGAATGGTGGGGGTGCGTGTGGGTGGAGGTATCGAGGAGGGGAGGAGGGGAAGGGAGCTGTTGTTATGCAGGAGATTTTTCCGTTTGTTAGTGAGCTGGGGAGTAAGTTGTTTAAAGATTTGATGGGGAGTGTGGGGCCATCAGTAGCTGTTGTGAAGGATTTTTCAGCGTTTTTGGTACCGTTGCATAGTATGATTTCAGAGCAAGGGGCATGTAGGGGTCCGGTTTCGATGCCGTTGAACAAGAGGGCATTTAATTATCCATTGTATGCGAAGGAGATTGAGCAtcttcatgttatattttttgatttgctGAATATTATGGAGAAATGTCTTGGGAAAATGCAGGATTCTTCACATTTGAAAATGAATGGAGAGGGTGAGTTGAATCATACAGGTTGGTCTCAATATTTGGCTATTTTGAAGGAGTTGAATAACATTGCTAAACTCTATAAGGGTGCTGAGGAAAAGTTTTGGACAGTTTTGAGACTTAGAAAGGCTTCCTTGTGTGTGCTGATTGTTAGATATGCAAAAAGAACTGAAGATCATCAGTGGCTTCTTCGGAACAAGGATGTGACTGATTTTGAGTCTAGGAGGCATTTGGCTATGATGATGTTCCCTGAGGTGAAAGAAGATTACGAGGAGCTTCACGAGATGCTCATTGATCGGTCACAATTGTTGGCAGAGTCATTTGAGTACATAGTGCATGCCGACTCAGATGCACTGCATGATGGTCTATTTCTGGAATTTAAAAACGAGGAAGCTACTGGTCCTGGTGTATTGCGGGAGTGGTTTTTCTTGGTTACACAAGCTCtatttgatcctcaaattgCTCTTTTTGTGGCATGCCCAAGTGATCGCAGAAGGTTCTATCCTAATCCTG CATCCAAGGTGGATCCCATGCACCTTGAGTATTTCACATTCTCTGGTCGAGTGATGGCTTTAGCTTTGATGCATAAAGTGCAAGTCGGCATTGTATTTGATCGGgcatttttcttgcaattggCCGGGATGCATATTACTTTGGAAGACATACGGGATGCAGATCCATGCTTGTATAGCAGTTGCAAACAGATTCTGCAAATGGATCCTGAGTTCATTGATTCAGATGCTTTGAGTCTGACATTCGTTCAAGAAGTTGAGGAACTAGGATCCAGGAAAGTTGTGGAACTTTGCTCTGGTGGGAAGAGTATCGTTGTAAATAGCAAGAATCGGGAGAAATATGTCGATCTTCTCATTCAGCATCGCTTTGTAACATCTATCTCTGAACCAGTATCTAGATTTGCACGTGGTTTTGCTGATATTCTTTCAAACTCTGGGCAACCGAAGCTCTTCTTCCAGAGTTTAGAGCTTGAGGATCTTGATTGGATGCTATATGGAAGTGAAAATGCTATCTGTGTGGAAGATTGGAAGGCACACACTGAGTACAATGGCTACAAGGAAACTGATCCTCAGATATCCTGGTTCTGGAAG ATCATTGGGGAAATGTCACCAGATCAGAGAAAGGTTTTGCTCTTCTTTTGGACCTCAGTGAAGTATCTACCTGTTGAGGGTTTCCGCGGTCTGGCCTCGCGACTTTACATTTACAAGTCCACAGAGCCTCACAATCACCTCCCTTCATCTCATACATGCTTTTACCGATTGTGTTTCCCACCTTATCCCTCCATGGCTATTATGCAAGATCGCCTCCGTCTCATCACTCAAGAACATGTGGGATGCAGTTTCGGCACCTGGTGA